A region from the Vicia villosa cultivar HV-30 ecotype Madison, WI linkage group LG3, Vvil1.0, whole genome shotgun sequence genome encodes:
- the LOC131661704 gene encoding protein CHLORORESPIRATORY REDUCTION 42, chloroplastic, with protein MSLSLSCATTKPSLKFHSCLKPQHQRPNNSVTFVRCESKDSSDENEFLQKRSKLDKGSPVIIIEAPRMIKTAASVPCLRVNSGLVKPGDVGRIVSRKPKDVWAVRLSIGTYLIDGKYFKPLDLAEYS; from the exons ATGTCTTTGTCCCTCTCTTGTGCTACCACAAAACCATCTTTGAAGTTCCACAGTTGCTTGAAACCTCAACATCAGAGACCAAATAATTCAGTAACATTTGTGAGGTGTGAGTCAAAAGACTCATCAGATGAGAATGAGTTTCTTCAAAAACGTTCAAAGTTGGATAAAGGGTCTCCCGTTATCATCATTGAAGCTCCAAGAATGATCAAAACAGCAGCTTCTGTCCCTTGCCTCAGAGTTAATTCTGGCTTAGTCAAACCTGGTGATGTTGGAAG AATTGTTTCAAGAAAGCCAAAGGATGTTTGGGCTGTGAGGCTGAGCATTGGAACTTATCTTATTGATGGCAAATATTTCAAGCCCTTAGATCTGGCTGAGTATAGCTAG
- the LOC131661703 gene encoding uncharacterized protein LOC131661703, which yields MAKKEKSRPNATEHEQLNETSDNLDGASTPSLVFISDDDDEEANQDLSLRIVEKARRNREAKLAPNDTVLNGVDSSLVSPSQQFEFKEIQSDAVLDEPSGIASWEVMEEKKTTKLIVDSGDSSVIIIDSDQEVEEIIKTSENHEIVDLEASPVQIGDNAVLRKLLRGPRYFDPPDSSWGACYNCGEEGHAAVNCTAAKRLKPCYVCGGLGHAAKQCTKTNCYICKKGGHRAKDCPEKHTTARVPKSLAVCLKCGNSGHDMFSCRNDYSPNDLKEIQCYLCKTFGHLCCVNTVDAIPGEISCYKCGQMGHTGLACSRSYGETTGAATPTLCYRCGEEGHFARECTSSIKAGKKNSESWNNKNRRPYKENDYMGHWSAPHDMGKMHKKKRPLTDERGLTQPKKSKSRGGWTREFPSEERSFSTPKKSKSRGGWTRELPSEERSFTTPKKSKSRGGWTMEHPAEERDFNTPVKFNSRGGWMTEHPGDFSSSKSNRNSWMSAGTAYARSTNMHASGSGSRTPGWSSQSSKAWKGQHSEASNSAFQHRYSSSRYGNSNDDGYRSNNSASRFGNSNDDGYRRNHWW from the exons ATGGCAAAGAAGGAGAAATCGAGACCCAATGCAACAGAGCACGAACAACTCAACGAAACAAGCGACAATCTCGATGGCGCTTCCACGCCATCACTCGTGTTCATCAGCGATGATGACGATGAAGAAGCTAATCAAGATCTGAGTCTCAGAATCGTGGAAAAGGCCCGACGAAATCGAGAGGCAAAGCTTGCACCAAACGACACCGTTTTGAATGGTGTCGATTCTTCTCTGGTTTCTCCATCGCAGCAATTTGAATTCAAGGAGATTCAAAGCGACGCCGTTTTAGATGAGCCGAGTGGGATAGCTTCCTGGGAAGTGATGGAAGAGAAGAAAACGACAAAGTTGATTGTGGACTCTGGGGATTCAAGT GTTATTATTATAGATTCAGATCAAGAGGTGGAAGAGATAATCAAAACTTCAGAGAATCATGAGATTGTGGATCTGGAAGCAAGTCCGGTTCAGATAGGTGACAACGCGGTTCTGCGAAAGCTGCTT CGAGGTCCGAGATATTTTGACCCTCCAGATAGTAGTTGGGGAGCATGCTATAATTGCGGCGAGGAAGGTCATGCTGCTGTAAACTGTACAGCAGCGAAGCGGCTGAAACCGTGCTATGTGTGTGGTGGTTTGGGACATGCTGCAAAGCAATGTACTAAG ACAAATTGCTATATATGTAAGAAAGGTGGCCACCGTGCTAAAGATTGTCCAGAGAAGCACACGACGGCACGTGTTCCTAAAAGCTTAGCTGTATGCTTGAAGTGTGGGAATTCTGGGCATGATATGTTTTCATGCAGGAATGATTATTCACCGAATGATCTCAAg GAGATTCAATGTTATCTCTGCAAAACATTTGGCCATTTGTGCTGTGTCAATACTGTTGATGCAATACCGGGAGAAATTTCTTGTTACAAATGTGGTCAGATGGGTCATACTGGTTTG GCATGTTCAAGGTCGTACGGTGAGACTACTGGTGCTGCCACACCTACTTTGTGCTATAGGTGTGGTGAAGAGGGGCATTTTGCCCGAGAATGCACAAGTTCTATCAAG GCAGGGAAGAAGAATAGTGAATCATGGAACAACAAAAATAGAAGACCCTATAAAGAAAATGATTACATGGGGCATTGGTCTGCACCTCATGATATGGGTAAGATGCACAAAAAGAAACGGCCTCTTACAGACGAAAGAGGCCTTACACAACCTAAGAAATCAAAGAGTAGAGGTGGCTGGACTAGGGAGTTTCCTTCAGAAGAAAGAAGCTTTTCAACACCTAAGAAATCAAAGAGTCGAGGTGGCTGGACAAGGGAGCTTCCTTCAGAAGAAAGAAGCTTTACAACTCCCAAGAAATCAAAGAGTAGAGGTGGCTGGACAATGGAGCATCCTGCAGAAGAACGAGACTTCAACACTCCCGTGAAATTCAACAGCAGAGGTGGATGGATGACTGAGCACCCTGGAGACTTCTCTTCTTCAAAGTCCAACAGGAACAGTTGGATGTCTGCGGGGACAGCATATGCTAGAAGCACTAATATGCACGCCAGTGGTAGTGGAAGTCGAACTCCAGGCTGGAGTTCTCAATCTTCTAAGGCATGGAAGGGTCAACATTCCGAAGCCTCAAATTCCGCTTTCCAACATAGATACTCGTCATCAAGGTATGGCAACTCTAATGATGATGGATACAGGAGTAATAATTCAGCATCAAGGTTTGGCAACTCTAATGATGATGGATATAGGAGAAATCATTGGTGGTAG